Proteins encoded within one genomic window of Synergistaceae bacterium:
- a CDS encoding peptide ABC transporter ATP-binding protein — SKRIILKGELTSPIDPPDSCRFAPRCNYARNICLETPPKLLEISDNHFVACHLARDLGDI, encoded by the coding sequence AGCAAACGCATCATCCTGAAGGGAGAGCTGACGTCTCCTATTGATCCCCCCGACTCATGCCGCTTCGCGCCCCGCTGCAACTATGCTCGAAATATTTGCTTGGAAACCCCGCCTAAACTGCTGGAGATCTCCGACAATCATTTCGTCGCCTGTCACTTGGCGAGAGATCTCG